One window of the Halobacillus litoralis genome contains the following:
- a CDS encoding transcription repressor NadR — protein MSQSSKKMKANERREHVLSLLKQRAEPVTGSSLAEEMKVTRQVIVGDVSLLKARNEPIVATSQGYMYMTDAKEDLAFQRTIVCQHPGEETEKELNILVDHGVHVQDVVVEHPIYGDLTAQLRISNRRDVKKFIQQVRSTQASFLLELTDGIHTHTIASDSREALDEAEAALEEAGILMEK, from the coding sequence ATGAGTCAATCTTCTAAGAAAATGAAAGCGAACGAACGAAGAGAACATGTTTTATCTTTATTAAAACAAAGAGCAGAGCCGGTTACAGGGAGCTCTTTAGCTGAAGAAATGAAAGTTACAAGGCAAGTCATTGTTGGGGATGTATCCTTGTTGAAGGCAAGAAACGAGCCGATTGTAGCTACAAGTCAGGGCTACATGTACATGACAGATGCCAAAGAAGATTTGGCCTTTCAACGGACGATTGTCTGTCAGCATCCAGGAGAAGAAACGGAAAAGGAATTGAACATCTTGGTCGATCATGGTGTTCATGTTCAGGACGTAGTCGTGGAGCATCCAATATACGGCGATTTAACTGCTCAACTTAGAATTTCCAATCGCCGTGATGTGAAGAAGTTCATCCAACAAGTCCGCTCTACTCAGGCCTCCTTTCTATTAGAGCTGACAGATGGAATCCATACCCATACCATTGCATCTGACAGTAGAGAAGCCTTAGATGAAGCGGAAGCTGCTCTTGAAGAAGCAGGGATTTTGATGGAAAAATAA
- the cls gene encoding cardiolipin synthase, with amino-acid sequence MNILPYILTFILGLNVLLALAIIFLERRDASATWAWLMVLLFLPIAGFLLYLVFGRRLSNKEIFTWDKKSRLGLLTAVQDQLAAIKEDRLAVHPKAIIPYEDLIYMHLKNNDALLSQNNEVEVYTDGQKKFHALIEDIEKAEDHIHLLYYILRDDNLGQRLAEVLMRKAREGVEVKLLYDDMGSRLLTRGYKRKLKEAGVQVESFFPSFIPKVNLKINYRNHRKLAIIDGEIGYIGGFNIGDEYLGFNKRFGYWRDTHLRVEGEAVNNMQTRFILDWNQASRRDIVYENRYYQAKPKGDVGMQIVSSGPDSEWEQIKHGYLKMILSAKEYVYIQTPYFIPDDSLLDALRVAVLSGVDVRIMIPNKPDHPFVYWATFSNIGDMLKAGATIYVYQKGFLHAKTLVVDGNIASVGTANIDVRSFRLNFEVNAFIYNPDVSQLLADRFHEDIVESTELTFKLYQSRSKWIRFKEAISRLLSPIL; translated from the coding sequence TTGAATATACTTCCATATATACTGACTTTCATCTTGGGCTTGAATGTGCTATTAGCCTTGGCAATCATTTTTCTTGAGCGCAGGGATGCCAGCGCCACTTGGGCTTGGTTGATGGTTTTGCTCTTTTTACCAATTGCAGGCTTCCTTCTGTATTTGGTTTTTGGACGGCGATTAAGTAATAAGGAAATTTTCACTTGGGATAAAAAAAGCAGGTTAGGACTATTGACAGCTGTACAGGACCAACTGGCAGCAATCAAGGAAGATAGACTCGCAGTGCACCCAAAAGCCATCATTCCATATGAAGACTTGATCTATATGCATTTGAAAAATAATGATGCATTACTTTCACAAAACAATGAAGTGGAAGTGTACACAGATGGCCAAAAGAAATTTCATGCACTCATCGAAGATATCGAGAAAGCAGAAGACCATATCCATCTGCTTTATTATATTCTTAGGGACGATAATCTGGGGCAGCGCTTAGCTGAAGTACTGATGAGAAAGGCAAGAGAGGGAGTAGAAGTCAAACTTCTCTATGATGATATGGGATCAAGGTTGCTGACTCGTGGATATAAGAGGAAATTGAAAGAGGCAGGGGTGCAAGTCGAATCCTTCTTTCCCTCCTTTATACCTAAAGTGAATTTGAAAATTAATTATCGTAATCACCGAAAACTGGCCATCATTGATGGTGAAATAGGTTATATAGGCGGATTTAATATCGGAGATGAATATTTAGGTTTCAATAAACGATTCGGGTACTGGAGAGATACTCACTTGAGAGTAGAAGGGGAAGCGGTGAACAATATGCAGACCCGCTTTATTCTTGATTGGAATCAGGCGTCGAGACGGGATATCGTTTATGAAAATCGATATTATCAAGCAAAACCCAAAGGTGATGTCGGGATGCAAATCGTTTCCAGTGGACCGGACTCGGAGTGGGAGCAGATTAAACATGGGTACCTTAAAATGATACTCTCAGCTAAAGAGTATGTGTACATCCAAACTCCCTATTTCATCCCGGATGATAGTTTACTTGATGCCTTAAGGGTGGCAGTCTTATCCGGAGTAGATGTAAGGATCATGATTCCGAATAAACCGGATCATCCATTCGTCTATTGGGCGACTTTCTCCAACATTGGCGATATGTTGAAAGCAGGAGCGACTATCTATGTATATCAAAAGGGTTTCTTACATGCGAAGACGCTGGTTGTCGATGGGAATATCGCTTCCGTTGGGACAGCGAATATCGATGTTAGGAGCTTTCGATTGAACTTTGAGGTCAATGCGTTTATCTATAATCCTGATGTATCTCAATTGTTAGCTGATCGTTTTCATGAAGATATTGTTGAATCTACGGAACTTACTTTTAAATTGTATCAATCGCGATCGAAATGGATCAGGTTCAAAGAAGCCATTTCCCGCTTGCTGTCTCCTATCTTATGA